One segment of Neobacillus endophyticus DNA contains the following:
- a CDS encoding efflux RND transporter periplasmic adaptor subunit, which translates to MKKWIIIVIVVLIVGFAGYKWFGAKTTNAQQVTTQVRTAVVQKGKFQVSVSGSGTVQPVTTEDIKSAINNNQIDQVLVSAGQSVKKGDVLITFTDGSDPITAPADGTITAVNVQAGERVQIAQAVAHLTNYNDLQTVASIDELDIPKVKVGQTATIKVNALPDQTFTGAVTAIANEGTSTNGVSTFDVTVHINNPTGLKVGMSTEASILTANKDNALFVPVDAIHSMNGKKFVILADQNQNNQNSQSNNQGNPWSSSRVMVQTGLANDDYVEITQGLSEGQTVRLPNLVINSNSANSRLSQGGFGFGGMGMGGMNRQYRNGGNGGGNSQSGGKAASGRSGN; encoded by the coding sequence ATGAAAAAGTGGATTATTATTGTTATTGTTGTCTTAATCGTCGGATTTGCCGGTTATAAATGGTTTGGTGCAAAAACGACAAATGCACAGCAAGTAACAACTCAGGTTCGAACTGCAGTTGTTCAAAAAGGAAAATTTCAAGTCAGCGTCAGTGGCTCCGGTACAGTTCAGCCCGTAACCACAGAAGATATTAAATCAGCAATAAATAACAATCAAATTGATCAGGTACTCGTTTCAGCAGGCCAATCAGTCAAAAAGGGTGATGTATTGATTACATTCACTGATGGAAGTGATCCGATTACAGCTCCAGCAGATGGGACGATTACTGCTGTTAATGTTCAGGCTGGTGAACGGGTTCAAATAGCTCAAGCGGTAGCTCACCTAACGAATTACAACGATTTGCAAACCGTTGCTTCAATTGATGAGTTGGATATTCCAAAGGTAAAAGTGGGACAAACTGCTACGATTAAAGTAAATGCTCTTCCTGATCAAACCTTTACTGGTGCAGTGACTGCCATTGCTAATGAAGGAACATCTACCAATGGAGTTTCAACATTTGATGTAACGGTGCACATTAACAATCCAACAGGGTTGAAGGTAGGTATGAGCACAGAGGCGAGTATATTAACAGCAAACAAGGATAATGCTCTATTTGTTCCAGTAGATGCCATCCATTCCATGAATGGCAAGAAGTTCGTAATATTGGCAGATCAAAACCAAAATAACCAAAATAGCCAAAGCAATAACCAGGGGAATCCATGGTCAAGCTCACGTGTTATGGTTCAAACCGGATTGGCAAATGATGACTATGTTGAAATTACACAAGGCTTAAGCGAAGGTCAGACTGTTCGATTGCCAAACCTTGTCATTAATAGTAATTCCGCGAATTCTAGATTATCGCAGGGTGGTTTTGGCTTTGGCGGAATGGGTATGGGCGGAATGAACCGTCAATACCGAAATGGAGGTAATGGAGGTGGAAACAGTCAATCTGGCGGCAAAGCTGCTAGTGGAAGGAGTGGTAACTGA
- a CDS encoding ABC transporter ATP-binding protein → MSTPIIQIKDMMKSYKLGGETVHALNNVSLEINKGDFLAIIGPSGSGKSTLMNMIGCLDHPDSGEYLLDGKEIGKMNDNQLAAIRNQKIGFIFQNFNLLTKLTALENVELPLLYAGVSAKVRREQAMESLKKVGLADRSGHLPTQLSGGQQQRVAIARALAGNPSILLADEPTGALDSKTSKEIMEIMQGLNEVGNTIILITHDLNIAQQAKRMVSIQDGKLQENGGELIGHFAIH, encoded by the coding sequence ATGAGCACACCAATTATTCAAATCAAGGACATGATGAAATCCTATAAATTAGGTGGAGAAACGGTTCATGCTTTAAATAATGTTTCCCTTGAAATAAATAAAGGAGATTTTCTGGCTATAATTGGACCATCTGGCTCAGGAAAATCTACCTTAATGAATATGATTGGTTGTCTGGATCACCCTGATTCAGGAGAATATCTTCTCGACGGTAAAGAGATCGGGAAAATGAATGATAATCAGCTTGCTGCCATTCGTAATCAAAAAATCGGGTTTATTTTTCAAAACTTTAATCTGTTAACGAAACTCACAGCGTTGGAAAATGTGGAGCTTCCTCTTTTATATGCTGGTGTTTCAGCTAAAGTCCGGCGTGAGCAGGCCATGGAATCATTAAAAAAAGTAGGATTGGCAGATCGTTCCGGGCATCTGCCAACCCAGCTTTCTGGTGGCCAGCAGCAGAGGGTTGCCATTGCAAGAGCACTGGCGGGTAATCCTTCTATTTTACTTGCGGATGAGCCAACTGGTGCTCTTGACAGCAAAACGAGTAAGGAAATAATGGAAATCATGCAAGGATTGAATGAAGTAGGAAATACGATTATTTTAATCACCCATGACTTAAATATTGCCCAGCAGGCAAAAAGAATGGTGAGCATCCAGGATGGTAAGCTTCAGGAAAATGGGGGTGAGCTGATTGGGCATTTTGCAATCCATTAA